A stretch of Channa argus isolate prfri chromosome 16, Channa argus male v1.0, whole genome shotgun sequence DNA encodes these proteins:
- the LOC137100961 gene encoding protein unc-79 homolog isoform X2, whose amino-acid sequence MSTKAEQFASKIRYLQEYHNRVQHNIYPVPSGTDIANTLKYFSQTLLSILSRTGRKENQEASNLAVPMTMCLFPVPFPLTPSLRPQVSSINPTVTRSLLYSVLRDAPSDRGGQGQQSRDAQLSEYPSLDYQGLYVTLVTLLDLVPLLQHGQHDLGQSIFYTTACLLPFLSDDILSTLPYTMISTLATFPPFLHKDIIEYLSTSFLPMAILGSTRREAGVPAYVNLSASSMLMIAMQYTSNPVYHCQLLECLMKHKQEVWKDLLYVISYGPSQVKPPAVQMLFHYWPNLKPPGAISEYRGLQYTAWNPIHCQHIECHNAINKPAVKMCIDPTLSVALGDKPPPLYICEECSQRIAGDHAEWLVDVLLPQEISAICQKKNCSSHVRRAVVTCFSAGCCGRHGNRPVRYCKRCHVNHHSSEVGAAAETHLYQTSPPPINTRECGAEELVCTVEAVISLLKEAEIHAEQREFELNRRRQMGLSASHHSLDNIEFDNKEDDQHDQRLLSQFGIWFLVSLCTPNENTPTESLARLVSMVFQWFHSTAYMMDDEVGSLVEKLKPQFVTKWLKTVCEVRFDVMVMCLLPKPAEFARVGGYWDKSCSTVTQLKEGLNRILCLIPYNVISQPLWECFMPEWLEAIRTEVPDHQLKEFREVLSKMFDIELCPLPFSMEEMFGFISCRFSGYPASVQEQALLWLHVLSELDIVVPLQLLIGMFSDGVNSLKELANQRKARVSDLTGNTGTRRSCVLRLQVSVVSDPGRRGQHNTLSPFPSPFRSPFRSPLRCSPFKNLGHATGHCALDLDCDDDDMNLGCFILMFDLILKQMELQDDGVMLGLDSSLGKDIVGIINNVFQAPWGGSHTCQKDEKALECSLCQSSILCYQLGCELLERLTPREEIRLVEPTDNLEETLLMPQPGFCFGVENESEEGDNPSGTNTDNPSNHSPDNAPMKNNSDKKFSYQQLPVSLKLIYTILQEMSKFEEPDILFNMLNCLKILCLQGECLYIARKDHPQFLAYIQEKMLIPCLWSMLKSEFCQLAHLAVPQLLHALSLSHGADIFWNLINTNFNNKDWKIRFEAVEKVAVLCRFLDIGAVTKNHLLKYSLAHAFCCFLASVEDVNPAVATRARLLLDTIKRPALQGLCLCMDFQFDTVVRDRPVILSKLLLLHFLKKDVPALSWEFFVNRFETLSLEAQLHLDCNKEFPFPTTITAVRTNVANLSDAAMWKIRRARFARNRQKSVRSLRDSVKGQTVSKRAFSLPESLSNRLPLRLTRQEHSAPTLGDMIEKVLPARFLPHFNPDASAPLVGQTPSPEDDSIIRDLLPEDAGIDHQTVHQLIMVLMKFMSKDQSSAEADIGSAKAFNTVKRHLYVLLGYDQQEGCFMIAPQKMRTSTCFNAFIAGIAQVMDYNISLGKQLLPLVVQVLKYCTCPQLRHYFQQPPRCSLWALKPHIRQMWLKALLVILYKYPYRDMDGSKVVLHLIHITINTLNAQYHSCRPHATAGPLYSDNSNVSRYSEKEKEEDSVFDESDVHDTPTGAANKESQTFFARLKRIGGSKSVKYQPVELNAKKSEIELSEYRESSVLQDSILHCVREESTRKKRLQAMHKQKSLDISNTDSILFNLDEHRRKSCIDRCDLQAAPVILPPSSATSHSRHHGKGSSDGSSVRVEGGDPVDRRGSRGGQSDISKPVIPEVRLSCMETFEDKMDQSSLAGSIQEKDDQDLIDLSSDCTSIPEKHSLLSMSDSDSLVFEPLPPLRIVESDEEYDPNTIISSRLNGSPKVASPASSNTLRLSPVVQVSVEDCASDKTIPDLLVGEEKKPNIVTPSTSLDLPDRQENVCHESPMTLKQKRDLLRKTPRVPDTSLDDMSMTPEEVKTGTGPGTSPSGRTIFLNIPEDKAEALSLPEKSKSNSNDEEEDGDDEEDDDMGDDADSDPKPENTDDNDEAEFKIQIVPRQRKQRKIAVSAIQREYLDISFNTFDKLGGDQTAETDHKVLSLEKPRESASAPTLEAAMPETSHRSSVSTQYRQVKRGSLGTLTMSQLMKRQLEHQSSAPHNISTWETGPTKTSLLSAPSTVSMFVPAPEEFIDEQPTTMSDRCRDCAAVLEEYDEETLSLAVVVLSMFIHLSPDLAAPMLLDIMQSVGRLASSANFSGQAERYETSKQSQPMLIPGNVAGVAKQFLRCMFHQLAPNGILPQLFQSNIKDGSFLRTLASSLIDFNELSSVAALNMLLEGLNNKKNLPAGGTMLHCLDNIATFMEALPMDSPSNLWPTICNQFQTFLTKLPSVLPLKCPMDSSLRIIICLLKIPTTNATRSLLEPFSKLLSFVIQYGIFSLSYLVELCGLCYKAFNKERDKFYMSRIVVLELLQALKFKSSLPDTNLLLLVQFVCADIGTRLAESTIIQKHMISTLPGCTTAAMECMRQYISELLDFIADMHTLTKLKSHMKACCQPLHEDTFGGNLKVGLAQVAAMEISKGNHRDNKAVVRYLPWLYHPPSTMQQGPKEFIECVSHIRQLSWLLLGSLTHCSLHQGSTSCMPIPLDAGSHIADHLIVILIGFPEQSKTSVLHMCSLFHAFMFAQLWTIYCEQAAAAPSLQNQNQTEFSSIAILTGLEFWSRVTPSILQLMAHNKVMVEMVCLHVISLMEALQECNSTIFVKLIPMWLPMIQSNLKHLSAGLQLRLQAIQNRVNHQNLQGQTSGAPPFALRKWLQCTQFKMAQVEIQSSEAASQFYPM is encoded by the exons ATGTCTACGAAGGCAGAGCAGT TTGCCTCTAAGATACGATACTTGCAAGAGTATCACAACCGAGTGCAACACAATATTTACCCTGTGCCCTCCGGAACAGACAttgcaaacacactgaaatactTTTCCCAAACCCTGCTCAG CATTCTGTCCCGCACAGGCAGGAAGGAGAACCAGGAAGCTTCCAATTTGGCCGTGCCCATGACCATGTGTCTTTTTCCTGTGCCATTCCCACTCACCCCATCTCTAAGACCACAAGTCAGTTCCATCAACCCTACAGTTACTCGCTCCCTCCTTTACAGCGTTCTGCGCGATGCCCCATCAGACCGCGGGGGGCAGGGGCAGCAGAGTCGGGACGCTCAGCTCTCAGAGTACCCCTCTCTGGACTATCAGGGCCTCTATGTGACCCTCGTGACCCTGCTTGACCTGGTGCCCCTGCTGCAGCACGGTCAGCATG ATCTGGGACAGTCCATATTTTACACAACAGCTTGCCTCCTGCCATTTCTCAGTGATGACATTCTCAGCACTTTGCCCTACACTATGATCTCCACCTTAGCCACATTTCCCCCTTTCCTCCACAAAGACATCATTGAGTACCTGAGCACCTCTTTCCTCCCTATGGCTATAT TGGGCTCCACTCGGAGGGAGGCTGGAGTTCCGGCCTATGTCAATTTATCTGCTTCCTCTATGCTCATGATTGCAATGCAATACACCTCAAATCCAG TATATCACTGTCAATTGTTGGAGTGTCTAATGAAGCACAAGCAGGAAGTGTGGAAG GACCTTCTTTATGTCATATCTTATGGCCCGTCACAAGTAAAGCCTCCAGCTGTGCAGATGCTGTTTCATTACTGGCCCAACCTGAAGCCACCAGGAGCCATCAGTGAATATAGAGGCCTGCAGTACACAG CCTGGAACCCTATCCACTGTCAACATATTGAGTGCCACAACGCCATCAATAAACCTGCTGTAAAG ATGTGCATAGACCCAACTCTTTCTGTTGCACTGGGAGACAAGCCCCCCCCTCTTTACATATGTGAGGAGTGCAGCCAGAGGATAGCTGG AGACCACGCTGAATGGCTAGTTGATGTACTCCTGCCCCAAG AAATATCTGCCATTTGTCAAAAGAAG AACTGTAGCTCTCATGTTAGGAGGGCTGTGGTCACCTGCTTCTCAGCTGGCTGCTGTGGGCGCCATGGCAACCGGCCTGTCCGCTACTGCAAGCGTTGCCATGTCAACCACCACAGCAGCGAGGTGGGGGCTGCGGCGGAGACCCATCTTTACCAGACCTCGCCCCCACCCATCAACACGCGGGAGTGTGGAGCCGAGGAGCTTGTGTGCACAGTGGAAGCTGTTATTAG CCTTCTCAAAGAGGCAGAAATTCATGCAGAACAACGTGAGTTTGAGCTGAACAGGCGTCGTCAGATGGGCCTGTCCGCCTCCCACCATTCTCTGGACAACATTGAGTTCGATAACAAGGAGGATGACCAGCATGACCAGCGCCTCCTCAGTCAGTTTGGGATCTGGTTCCTG GTGAGCCTGTGTACTCCTAATGAGAACACACCCACAGAGAGTCTGGCTCGTCTTGTGAGCATGGTCTTTCAGTGGTTTCACTCCACCGCCTACATGATGGATGATGAGGTTGGAAGCCTGGTAGAGAAGCTCAAGCCTCAGTTCGTCACCAAGTGGCTGAAGACAGTGTGTGAAGTGCGCTTTGATGTGATGGTTATGTGTCTGCTGCCTAAACCCGCTGAATTTGCCAGG GTGGGAGGTTACTGGGACAAATCATGTAGCACGGTGACTCAGCTGAAGGAGGGCCTGAACCGCATCCTGTGTCTGATACCTTATAATGTTATCAGTCAGCCACTGTGGGAGTGCTTTATGCCTGAATGGCTGGAGGCCATCCGTACTGAAGTGCCCGACCACCAGCTCAAAGAGTTTCGCGAAGTACTCAG CAAGATGTTTGATATTGAGCTGTGCCCCCTGCCTTTCTCCATGGAGGAAATGTTTGGCTTCATAAGCTGCAGATTCTCTGGCTACCCAGCATCTGTACAAGAGCAGGCTTTGCTGTGGCTACAT GTGTTGTCAGAACTGGACATTGTGGTTCCTCTTCAGCTGCTCATTGGGATGTTCTCAGATGGAGTGAACTCACTGAAGGAGCTGGCCAATCAGAGAAAGGCACGTGTCTCAGATCTGACTGGCAACACTGGAACTCGAAGG TCATGTGTGCTTCGCCTGCAGGTGAGTGTGGTATCTGACCCAGGACGCCGTGGGCAACACAACACCCTCAGCCCTTTCCCCAGCCCCTTCAGGAGCCCATTCCGCAGCCCCCTACGCTGCAGCCCCTTTAAAAACCTGGGTCACGCTACTGGCCACTGCGCCCTGGATCTtgattgtgatgatgatgacatgaATCTTGGCTGCTTCATCCTCATGTTTGACCTCATCCTTAAGCAG ATGGAGCTCCAGGATGATGGTGTGATGCTGGGTCTAGACAGCAGCCTGGGGAAGGATATCGTAGGCATTATCAACAACGTCTTCCAGGCCCCATGGGGGGGCTCACATACCTGTCAGAAGGATGAGAAGGCCCTAGAGTGCAGTCTGTGCCAATCCAGCATCTTGTGCTACCAGCTGGGCTGTGAGCTCCTGGAGAGGCTGACCCCCCGGGAAGAGATACGTCTGGTG GAGCCCACAGATAATTTGGAGGAAACCTTGCTCATGCCTCAACCAGGTTTCTGCTTCGGGGTGGAGAATGAAAGTGAGGAAGGAGACAACCCAAGTGGCACAAACACTGACAACCCAAGTAACCACTCTCCCGATAACGCAC CGATGAAGAACAACTCTGATAAGAAGTTCTCCTACCAGCAGCTGCCTGTCTCCTTGAAGCTTATATACACCATTCTGCAG GAAATGTCAAAGTTCGAGGAGCCTGACATCCTGTTCAACATGCTCAACTGTCTGAAGATCCTGTGTCTGCAAGGAGAGTGTTTGTACATTGCACGTAAGGATCATCCCCAGTTCCTGGCCTATATCCAGGAGAAGATGCTCATCCCGTG tctgTGGTCCATGTTGAAGTCTGAGTTTTGCCAGTTAGCCCATCTGGCTGTCCCTCAGCTCCTTCATGCTCTCTCTTTATCCCATGGGGCCGACATTTTCTGGAACCTCATCAACACAAACTTCAACAACAAAGACTGGAAAATACGATTTGAAGCAG TTGAGAAGGTAGCAGTGTTGTGTCGGTTCCTGGATATTGGTGCAGTGACAAAAAACCACCTGCTGAAATATTCCCTGGCCCATGCTTTCTGCTGCTTCCTGGCGTCTGTGGAAGATGTCAACCCGGCTGTGGCCACCCGGGCCAGACTCCTGCTGGACACCATCAAGAGGCCGGCTCTGCAG GGGTTATGCCTGTGCATGGATTTCCAGTTTGACACTGTGGTGAGGGATCGACCAGTCATTCTCAGCAAACTCCTGCTGTTGCACTTCCTAAAGAAAGACGTTCCTGCACTCAGCTGGGAGTTTTTTGTAAACCGTTTTGAAACATTATCTCTGGAGGCTCAGTTACACCTGGACTGCAACAAGGAATTCCCTTTCCCAACTA CCATCACAGCTGTAAGAACCAATGTAGCCAACCTCAGCGATGCAGCGATGTGGAAGATACGACGAGCTCGTTTTGCCAGGAATCGGCAGAAGAGCGTACGTTCCCTGCGTGACAGTGTAAAGGGACAGACAGTGTCTAAACGGGCTTTTTCACTCCCTGAGTCACTGAGCAACCGTCTTC CTCTAAGGCTTACGAGGCAAGAGCACTCTGCCCCGACACTGGGAGATATGATAGAGAAAGTCCTGCCAG CACGTTTCCTCCCGCACTTTAACCCTGACGCTTCAGCCCCTCTTGTAGGCCAGACCCCCTCTCCAGAGGACGACAGCATCATCAGAGACCTGCTTCCTGAGGACGCCGGCATAGATCACCAGACGGTACACCAGCTGATCATGGTGCTCATGAAATTTATGTCCAAAGACCAAAGCAGCGCCGAAGCCGACATCGGCAGTGCCAAAGCTTTCAACACTGTTAAGCGTCACCTGTATGTGCTGCTGGGCTACGACCAACAGGAGGGCTGCTTCATGATTGCACCTCAGAAGATGCGCACCTCCACCTGCTTCAACGCCTTCATCGCTGGCATTGCACAA GTGATGGACTACAACATTAGTTTGGGGAAGCAGCTGCTCCCTCTGGTGGTCCAGGTGTTGAAGTACTGCACATGTCCTCAGCTGAGACACTATTTCCAACAACCACCTCGGTGCTCTCTTTGGGCCCTGAAGCCACACATCAGACAGATGTGGCTTAAAGCCCTGCTAGTTATTCTCTATAAG TACCCATATAGAGACATGGATGGCAGTAAAGTGGTCCTCCATCTGATCCACATTACCATCAACACCCTGAATGCCCAGTATCACAGCTGCCGTCCCCATGCCACAGCCGGACCCCTCTACAGTGATAACTCCAACGTGAGCCGCTACAGTGAGAAGGAAAAAG aAGAGGACAGCGTATTCGATGAGTCAGATGTTCACGACACGCCGACCGGTGCTGCTAACAAGGAGTCACAGACCTTCTTTGCCCGCCTCAAGAGGATTGGTGGCAGCAAATCTGTGAAGTACCAGCCAGTAGAGCTGAATGCCAAGAAAA GTGAAATTGAGCTGTCAGAGTACCGTGAATCCAGTGTCCTTCAGGACAGCATTCTGCACTGCGTGAGGGAGGAAAGCACCCGAAAGAAGCGGCTGCAGGCCATGCACAAGCAGAAGTCTCTGGATATTTCTAACACAGACTCCATCCTCTTCAATCTCGATGAACACAGACGGAAATCCTGCATTGATCGCTGTGACTTGCAGGCAGCCCCTGTGATCCTTCCCCCGTCCTCGGCCACATCCCACAGCAGACATCATGGCAAAGGGTCCTCAGATGGCTCTTCAGTTCGGGTGGAGGGCGGTGATCCTGTGGACCGACGAGGCTCTCGAGGTGGCCAGTCTGACATCTCCAAGCCTGTCATTCCAGAGGTCCGTCTAAGCTGCATGGAGACCTTTGAGGACAAGATGGACCAGAGCTCCCTTGCGGGATCAATTCAGGAGAAGGACGACCAAGATCTTATCGATCTCTCCTCTGATTGCACATCCATTCCAGAAAAACACTCCTTACTCTCCATGTCTGATAGCGACTCCTTAGTGTTTGAACCATTACCTCCTTTGAGGATTGTGGAGAGCGATGAGGAATATGACCCTAACACTATCATAAGCTCCAGACTTAATGGCAGTCCAAAGGTCGCTTCTCCTGCCAGCAGTAACACCCTAAGACTGTCTCCAGTGGTTCAGGTAAGTGTAGAGGACTGTGCCAGTGACAAGACCATCCCTGACCTTTTGGTAGGAGAAGAAAAGAAGCCAAACATAGTGACTCCCAGCACCTCGCTGGACCTTCCTGACCGGCAGGAAAATGTCTGCCATGAAAGCCCCATGACCCTGAAGCAGAAGAGAGACCTACTGAGGAAGACCCCGCGTGTCCCTGACACCTCATTAGATGACATGTCAATGACTCCCGAAGAGGTGAAAACTGGGACAGGGCCTGGGACAAGTCCTTCTGGAAGGACCATTTTCTTAAACATCCCAGAAGACAAAGCTGAGGCTCTTTCATTACCGGAGAAAAGCAAGAGCAACAGTAACgatgaagaagaagatggtgatgatgaagaggatgacGACATGGGCGATGACGCAGACAGTGACCCCAAACCTGAGAATACAGACGACAATGACGAGGCAGAGTTTAAAATTCAGATTGTTCCCCGACAGCGGAAGCAGAGGAAGATAGCTGTCAGCGCAATCCAGAGAGAATACTTGGACATCTCATTCAACACATTCGACAAGCTGGGTGGGGACCAGACTGCAGAAACTG ATCACAAAGTTTTGTCACTGGAAAAGCCACGTGAATCTGCCTCAGCCCCAACACTTGAAGCTGCTATGCCTGAAACAAGCCACCGCTCTTCAGTATCAA CTCAGTACCGTCAAGTGAAGCGCGGCTCACTGGGAACTCTGACTATGAGCCAGCTAATGAAGAGACAGCTAGAGCATCAATCCAGCGCACCACACAATATCAGCACCTGGGAAACAG GTCCTACAAAAACTAGTCTACTCTCTGCACCAAGCACAGTCAGCATGTTTGTTCCTGCACCTGAAGAGTTCATTGATGAGCAGCCTACCACAATGTCTGACAG ATGTCGGGACTGCGCGGCTGTGCTGGAGGAATATGACGAGGAGACACTCAGCCTTGCAGTGGTTGTTCTTTCCATGTTCATCCACCTCAGCCCCGATCTGGCAGCTCCCATGCTTCTCGACATCATGCAGTCTGTGGGCAG GTTGGCATCTAGTGCCAATTTTTCTGGACAAGCTGAGAGGTATGAGACTTCAAAGCAGTCACAGCC TATGTTGATCCCAGGGAATGTAGCAGGTGTAGCCAAGCAGTTCCTGCGCTGTATGTTTCACCAGCTGGCTCCTAATGGCATCTTGCCCCAGCTTTTCCAGAGTAACATCAAAG ATGGAAGTTTCCTGCGAACACTTGCATCTTCGCTGATAGATTTCAATGAGCTGAGTTCTGTTGCCGCACTCAATATGCTGCTAGAG GGCCTGAACAACAAGAAGAATTTACCAGCAGGGGGCACAATGCTGCACTGTCTGGACAACATTGCCACCTTCATGGAGGCTCTCCCCATGGATTCTCCTAGCAACCTGTGGCCAACCATCTGCAACCAGTTCCAGACTTTCCTTACAAAGCTGCCCTCTGTGCTTCCTCTGAAG TGCCCCATGGATTCCAGCTTGAGGATTATCATTTGTCTCCTGAAAATCCCAACTACAAATGCTACTCGG AGCCTCCTGGAGCCCTTCTCCAAGCTGCTGAGTTTTGTAATCCAGTATGGCATATTTAGTCTCTCCTACCTCGTAGAACTATGTGGACTGTGTTACAAAGCCTTCAATAAG GAGAGAGATAAGTTCTACATGTCTCGCATTGTGGTGTTAGAGCTTCTCCAGGCTCTCAAGTTCAAGTCTTCTCTGCCAGACACAAACTTGTTACTGCTGGTCCAG tttgtttgtgCAGATATCGGTACTCGGCTAGCAGAATCCACCATCATCCAAAAGCACATGATCTCAACACTGCCGGGG TGCACAACAGCAGCAATGGAATGCATGAGGCAATACATAAGTGAGCTCTTGGACTTCATTGCAGATATGCACACGCTAACCAAACTTAAA AGCCATATGAAGGCTTGTTGTCAGCCACTGCATGAGGACACTTTTGGTGGGAAcctgaaagtgggtttggcacAAGTTGCTGCCATGGAGATCAGTAAAGGAAATCACCGTGATAACAAAGCTGTGGTTCGATATCTTCCCTGGCTTTATCATCCACCATCCACCATGCAACAAgg gcCAAAAGAATTCATTGAGTGTGTGTCCCACATCCGTCAGCTGTCCTGGCTTCTTTTGGGCTCCCTGACACACTGTTCCCTACACCAGGGCTCCACCTCCTGCATGCCCATCCCTCTAGATGCTGGCTCCCACATCGCAGATCATCTTATTGTCATCCTCATTGGCTTCCCAGAACAGTCCAAG ACATCGGTGCTGCACATGTGCTCTCTGTTCCACGCCTTCATGTTCGCACAGCTGTGGACAATCTACTGCGAGCAGGCAGCTGCTGCTCCATCCCTGCAGAACCAGAACCAGACAGAGTTTTCTTCAATCGCCATCCTCACTGGCCTAGAGTTTTGGAGTCGGGTTACACCCAGCATCCTGCAGCTCATGGCACACAATAAAGTG